In Monodelphis domestica isolate mMonDom1 chromosome 4, mMonDom1.pri, whole genome shotgun sequence, one DNA window encodes the following:
- the RPL22 gene encoding 60S ribosomal protein L22 isoform X1 encodes MASASVLGVSVYPFKKSVMKGGKKKKQVLKFTLDCTHPVEDGIMDAANFEQFLQERIKVNGKAGNLGGGVVTIERSKSKITVTSEVPFSKRYLKYLTKKYLKKNNLRDWLRVVANSKESYELRYFQINQDEEEEEEED; translated from the exons ATGGCCTCAGCCTCAGTCCTCGGGGTCTCAGTTTACCCCTTC aaGAAATCTGTGATGAAGGGCGGcaaaaaaaagaagcaagtcCTCAAATTTACCCTGGATTGTACCCATCCTGTGGAAGATGGGATTATGGATGCAGCTAATTTT GAGCAGTTTTTACAAGAAAGAATCAAAGTGAATGGAAAGGCTGGCAACCTTGGTGGTGGTGTTGTAACAATTGAGAGAAGCAAGAGTAAGATAACCGTCACGTCAGAGGTGCCATTTTCTAAAAG GTATTTGAAGTACCTGACAAAGAAATACTTAAAGAAGAACAATCTTCGGGATTGGCTCCGGGTGGTGGCCAATAGCAAGGAGAGTTATGAATTACGGTACTTCCAGATCAACCaggatgaagaggaggaagaggaggaggattaA
- the RPL22 gene encoding 60S ribosomal protein L22 isoform X2: protein MAPVKKSVMKGGKKKKQVLKFTLDCTHPVEDGIMDAANFEQFLQERIKVNGKAGNLGGGVVTIERSKSKITVTSEVPFSKRYLKYLTKKYLKKNNLRDWLRVVANSKESYELRYFQINQDEEEEEEED, encoded by the exons ATGGCGCCCGTG aaGAAATCTGTGATGAAGGGCGGcaaaaaaaagaagcaagtcCTCAAATTTACCCTGGATTGTACCCATCCTGTGGAAGATGGGATTATGGATGCAGCTAATTTT GAGCAGTTTTTACAAGAAAGAATCAAAGTGAATGGAAAGGCTGGCAACCTTGGTGGTGGTGTTGTAACAATTGAGAGAAGCAAGAGTAAGATAACCGTCACGTCAGAGGTGCCATTTTCTAAAAG GTATTTGAAGTACCTGACAAAGAAATACTTAAAGAAGAACAATCTTCGGGATTGGCTCCGGGTGGTGGCCAATAGCAAGGAGAGTTATGAATTACGGTACTTCCAGATCAACCaggatgaagaggaggaagaggaggaggattaA